The Mesorhizobium sp. AR10 genome includes the window GCAAGAGTTTTGCCGGCTACCAGGGCGACACGCTGGCCTCGGCACTGATCGCCAATGGCGTCAAGCTGGTCGGCCGCTCGTTCAAATATCACCGCCCGCGCGGCATCCTGACTGCCGGTTCCGAAGAACCTAATGCGCTGGTCGAATTGCGCAGCGGCGCGCGGCGCGAGCCGAACACCAAGGCGACGACCGCCGAACTCTATGACGGGCTCGAAGCCGCCAGCCAGAACCGTTGGCCGTCGCTACGCCACGATGTGATGTCGGTGAACCAGCTGTTCGCGCCGATCTTCGTCGCCGGCTTCTATTACAAGACCTTCATGTGGCCGGCGAAATTCTGGGAAGCGATCTACGAGCCGGCGATCCGCCGCGCCGCTGGTCTCGGCCGCGCCGCTGGCGTTGCCGACCCCGACCACTACGACAAGGCATGGGCGCATTGCGATGTGCTGATCGCAGGCTCCGGCCCGGCCGGTCTAGCGGCCGCCCTTGCCGCCGGCCGCTCAGGTGCCCGCGTCATCCTGTGCGAAGAGGATTTTGCGCTCGGCGGCCGCTTGCTTTCGGACGGCGGCACGATCGATGGTATGCCGGCAGCCGAGTGGATTTCCCGCACGCTGGCCGAACTCGCATCGCTGCCCGACGTGCGCCTCATGACCCGCACGACGCTGTTCGGCGTCTATGATGGCGGCACCTACGGCGCGATCGAGCGCGTCAACGACCATTTGCCCTCCCCGCCCGAACACCAAGTGCGGCAGCGGCTGTGGCGGATCGTGGCCAAGCGTTGCATTGTTGCCGCCGGCGCCATCGAGCGGCCAATCGTTTTTGCCGGCAACGACACGCCCGGCGTGATGATGGCCTCAGCCATGCGGACCTATGTCGCGCGCTACGCGGCAACGCCGGCAAGGCGCATCGCGCTGTTCACCAACAATGAGGATGGCTGGCGCACGGTCGAGACCGCGCTGGGTGCGGGACTGCAGATCGCGGCGGTGGTCGACGCACGGCCGGATGTGTCCGCCGCGCACCGCTCGCTGGCCTCCAAGAACGGGTTCACTGTGCTTCATGGCTCCGTCAGTGGCGTCGATGGCGGCAAGGACGGGGTCCGAAAAATTGCAGTGGCGCTGACCGGCGGCGCGCGCGCCGAAGTCGAAGCCGACGGGCTTGCCGTCTCCGGCGGCTGGAATCCGGCGGTCGGGTTGACCTCCTACCATCGCGGCCGGCCTAAATGGCAGGACGATATTGCTGCCTTCGTTCCGGATGGGGCGCCGCCGGGCATGGTGGCAGTCGGCGCCGCCAACGGCGCCTTCGGACTTGGTGCCTGCCTAGCCGAAGGCTTTGCCGCCGGTGCTGTGGCAGCGCAGGATGGAGGACGCAGCGGCAACGCCGGTATAGCGCCGGTCGCCAACGACGAGGCCTTCTCTCTAACCCCGCTCTGGCATGTCGCCGGCAAGGGAAAAGCCTTTGTCGACTACCAGCATGACGTCACCGCTTCCGACATCGAACTGGCGCAGCGCGAAGGCTTCGAGTCGGTCGAGCACCTGAAGCGCTACACGACGCTCGGCATGGCGACCGACCAGGGCAAGACCTCGAATGTCGCCGGCCTCGCCATCATGGCTGCGGTCAGCGGCCGGTCCATTCCCGAGACCGGCACGACGATCTACCGGCCGCCTTACGTGCCGGTCGCCATCGGCGCCTTCGCCGGACATCATCGCGACGAGACTTTCCATGCGACGCGGCTGACGCCGTCGCATCACTGGGCCGCCGAACAGGGCGCGATCTTTGTCGACACCGGCCTGTGGAAGCGGGCGCAATGGTATCCGCGCGCCGGCGAGAAGGACTGGCTGGAATCGGTGACCCGCGAGGTCAAGGCGGTGCGTGGCGGCGTCGGCTTCTGCGATGTCTCGACGCTCGGCAAGATCGACGTGCATGGGCCCGATGCCGGCGCCTTCCTCGATCGCGTCTACATCAACACCTTCTCCAGCCTCGCCGTCGGCAAAGCCCGCTACGGGCTGATGCTGCGCGAGGACGGCATCGTCTATGACGACGGCACCACCTCGCGGCTGGCCGAGGACCACTATTTCCTGACCACCACCACGGCCAAGGCCGGACTGGTGATGCAGCACCTCGAATTCTGCCGCCAGGTGCTGTTCCCGGAACTCGACGTCCAGCTGACCTCGGTCTCCGACCAGTGGGCGCAGTTCTCCGTCGCCGGACCGAAGACACGTGACCTGCTCAAGGAGATCGTCGATCCGGCCGAGGACCTGTCGAACGAAGGCTTTCCGTTCATGGGCGCGCGGGAAGTGGCGCTGCGTGGCGGCCTCAAGGCGCGGCTGTTCCGCATCTCCTTCTCCGGCGAGATGGCGTTCGAGATTTCGGTGCCGGCACGCTATGGCGAGGCGCTGGTGCGCAACCTGATGCTGGCCGGCGCGCAATTCGGCGTGACGCCCTACGGCACCGAGGCACTCGGCGTCATGCGCGTCGAAAAGGGCCATGTCGCCGGACCGGAACTGAACGGCACGACAACCGCAGGCGACCTCGGCCTCGGCAAGATGATGTCGACCAAGAAGGATTTCATCGGCCGCGTCATGGCTGGGCGAGAAGCGCTGGTCGCCGCGGATCGTCAGGTCGTGGTCGGCATCAAGCCGACGGACAAGACCCGCCGCTTGCGCTCCGGCGCGCATATCATTCCGAAGGGCCAGACACCCGGCCCTGACAATGACCAGGGCTACGTCACCTCGGTCTGCTTCTCGCCGACGCTCGACCAGTGGATCGGACTCGGGCTGGTCGAGCGCGGCCGCGAACGCATCGGCGAGATCGTCCATGCGCACGACCCGCTGCGCGGTGAGGACTATGATGTCGAGCTGTGCAATCCCGTCTTCTACGATCCGGATGGAGGGCGCCAGCGTGGTTGAGTTTTCCTGGGTTGCCCGCAGCCCGCTTGATCGGGTGCTTGCCGTAGGGCCTTATGGCGCGTCTGGTGAAGCCGGCGTGTTGCTGACCGAGAACCGCAACTTCGACCTCATCCAGGTGATGGCGCGGCGCGGCAAAGCGGTTGATATGGCCAAGGCCGCGGAGACTCGGTTTGGCGTCGCGGCTCCGGAAACACCCAAGGCGGATAGCACGCAGGACGCCACGCTGATCTGGTCGGGGCCGGATCAGTTTCTTGTGCTGTCAAAGGGCGGCAAACACACGATGGAATCGCTGGCGCCGGTATTGTCCGGCTCCGCCTCGCTGTCCGACCAGTCGCATGCGCGCGCGCTGATCAGCATTTCGGGCGCCAAGGCGCGGACGATGCTGGCCAAGCTGTCGTCGATCGATTTGCATCCCGATGCGTTTCCGGTTGGCGCTGCTGCCGCTACCTCAATGGATCACACCAGCGTCACGCTCTGGCGCGGCAGCGACCTGCCGGACGGACAGGCGGTGTTCAACCTGCTGGTGTTCGCGACGTTTGCCGAGAGCCTGTGGCATACAATGCTGGACTCGGCTGCGGAGTATGGCGTGGCGATCGGGCATTCCGAAGAACTGGCCTAGTTTCGTGTTTCTGTTGGAACTGCCAATTTTCGGACCCCGGCGCCGCCCCTCATTGCCCTGCCGGGCATTTCTCCCCGTATAGTGACGGGGAGAAAGAAGCTGGCCGCGCCCTCGGCGCTTGTTCTGCAACGTTGGCGATTGGCGAAATCGGCGACGACAGCGTCCCGCCCCGTTTACGGGGAGAAGATGGCGGCAGCCAGATGAGGGGCGGCGCCGACGTTCGGAAGATAGGTTTGATTGGAAGGTCTAACCTGCAGCGACTGCATCCGAAACACCACCTTCGCCTTGCCAAATCCAACCTCGCTGCTATTCTTGCTGCTAAAGTAATTTCACACACAGGCAAACTTGTTTCTCGAACCGCAAGGCTGAGATGAGCCAGTCGCCCTACCCTGCCGTAACAGCCGGACCGCCGCGGCCGAGCCTCATCTTGAGGCCCGGCCAGATCGCGCTGCCGCCCGGCCTGGAGCGCTACACGATCCAGGGCAATGGCGCGGTGCTCATCGAGGTCGAGGTCGGCGATACGATCACGGTGCGCAATGTCGAGGGCGGGCAGGCCGCCGAGTTGCTGGCATGGGACAAGACCGGTGCCACCGACGCCGGTATTTTCGGTGAAACTTCCAACAGCAATGCCGCCGGCATCAAGGCGCTGCTGGCAGATGGCGACGACAGCCTCGCTACCCTGCGGCGCGGGCTCGAGCGCCGCCAGGTGCAGCTCGATCAGGCCAAGGCGGTGCGTGTGTTCGGCGGTGCAACGCCCGCTGGCACCGAGCAAAGTTTCACCGTCGCGCGCGACGCCGCGATGCTGATTGCCGCGCCTGGCGGGCCGATGCTGGTCGACGGCCATGACACGGCGACGCCGCTCAGCGTCATCGTCCGGCGCGCCACGATCCGTCCGGCGGCGAAATCGCAGCTTGGCGATCCGCTGGCCGATCCGGTGCTGGACCTGCGCGTCCATTCGGCGACGGCGGAATCCTATTTCGTCAAAGCCGGCGACTATCTGCAGATCATCGATGTCGATGGCCGCCAGTGCACTGACTTCCAGTGTTTTTCGGCGCGCAAGCTGGATAAGGGCCGCGACCACCCGCTCGACGTGACGACGACGCGCACGCTGATGGGTTCGAGCTATCCGATGCCCGGCCTGCATTCGAAATACTACGACCAGGACATGGAGCCGCTGGTCGAGGTGGTGCAGGACACTTGCGGAAGGCACGACGCCTTCGCGCTCGCTTGCGCAGCGAAATATTATGACGACATCGGCTATCCCGGCCACACCAACTGCTCGGAGAATTTCAATCGCGCGCTGGCCGACAGGGGCGTAAGTCCGCGCGCGGGCTGGATGGCGATCAACTTCTTCTTCAACACGGCGATCGACGCGCATGGCGTCATGGTCTCCGACGAGCCGTGGTCGCGGCCGGGCGACTACGTGCTGCTGCGGGCGCTGACCGACATCGTCTGCGTCTCGTCGGCCTGCCCCGACGACACGACGCCGGCCAATGGCTGGAACCTGACCGACATCCATGTGCGGACCTATTCCGGCCAGCACAAATTCTCGCGAGCGATCGCAAGACGCATGACGCCCGATTCGGAACCGAAAATGACCCGCGAGACAGCCTTTCATTCG containing:
- a CDS encoding sarcosine oxidase subunit alpha; protein product: MAAQTNRLDSGGLIDRSVPLNFRFDGKSFAGYQGDTLASALIANGVKLVGRSFKYHRPRGILTAGSEEPNALVELRSGARREPNTKATTAELYDGLEAASQNRWPSLRHDVMSVNQLFAPIFVAGFYYKTFMWPAKFWEAIYEPAIRRAAGLGRAAGVADPDHYDKAWAHCDVLIAGSGPAGLAAALAAGRSGARVILCEEDFALGGRLLSDGGTIDGMPAAEWISRTLAELASLPDVRLMTRTTLFGVYDGGTYGAIERVNDHLPSPPEHQVRQRLWRIVAKRCIVAAGAIERPIVFAGNDTPGVMMASAMRTYVARYAATPARRIALFTNNEDGWRTVETALGAGLQIAAVVDARPDVSAAHRSLASKNGFTVLHGSVSGVDGGKDGVRKIAVALTGGARAEVEADGLAVSGGWNPAVGLTSYHRGRPKWQDDIAAFVPDGAPPGMVAVGAANGAFGLGACLAEGFAAGAVAAQDGGRSGNAGIAPVANDEAFSLTPLWHVAGKGKAFVDYQHDVTASDIELAQREGFESVEHLKRYTTLGMATDQGKTSNVAGLAIMAAVSGRSIPETGTTIYRPPYVPVAIGAFAGHHRDETFHATRLTPSHHWAAEQGAIFVDTGLWKRAQWYPRAGEKDWLESVTREVKAVRGGVGFCDVSTLGKIDVHGPDAGAFLDRVYINTFSSLAVGKARYGLMLREDGIVYDDGTTSRLAEDHYFLTTTTAKAGLVMQHLEFCRQVLFPELDVQLTSVSDQWAQFSVAGPKTRDLLKEIVDPAEDLSNEGFPFMGAREVALRGGLKARLFRISFSGEMAFEISVPARYGEALVRNLMLAGAQFGVTPYGTEALGVMRVEKGHVAGPELNGTTTAGDLGLGKMMSTKKDFIGRVMAGREALVAADRQVVVGIKPTDKTRRLRSGAHIIPKGQTPGPDNDQGYVTSVCFSPTLDQWIGLGLVERGRERIGEIVHAHDPLRGEDYDVELCNPVFYDPDGGRQRG
- a CDS encoding sarcosine oxidase subunit gamma, with the protein product MVEFSWVARSPLDRVLAVGPYGASGEAGVLLTENRNFDLIQVMARRGKAVDMAKAAETRFGVAAPETPKADSTQDATLIWSGPDQFLVLSKGGKHTMESLAPVLSGSASLSDQSHARALISISGAKARTMLAKLSSIDLHPDAFPVGAAAATSMDHTSVTLWRGSDLPDGQAVFNLLVFATFAESLWHTMLDSAAEYGVAIGHSEELA
- a CDS encoding DUF1989 domain-containing protein, giving the protein MSQSPYPAVTAGPPRPSLILRPGQIALPPGLERYTIQGNGAVLIEVEVGDTITVRNVEGGQAAELLAWDKTGATDAGIFGETSNSNAAGIKALLADGDDSLATLRRGLERRQVQLDQAKAVRVFGGATPAGTEQSFTVARDAAMLIAAPGGPMLVDGHDTATPLSVIVRRATIRPAAKSQLGDPLADPVLDLRVHSATAESYFVKAGDYLQIIDVDGRQCTDFQCFSARKLDKGRDHPLDVTTTRTLMGSSYPMPGLHSKYYDQDMEPLVEVVQDTCGRHDAFALACAAKYYDDIGYPGHTNCSENFNRALADRGVSPRAGWMAINFFFNTAIDAHGVMVSDEPWSRPGDYVLLRALTDIVCVSSACPDDTTPANGWNLTDIHVRTYSGQHKFSRAIARRMTPDSEPKMTRETAFHSSFAKHTRNFVEYRGYWLANAFAKESPIDEYWACRQDAVIMDLSPLRKFEVTGPDSEALLQYTLTRDVKKLGVGQVVYSAMCYEHGGMIDDGTLLRLGKDNFRWVGGDDLSGEWLRETATKLGLNVLVRSSTDQMHNVAVQGPKSRDILREVIWTSPLQPSIDELEWFRFAVARIGGGNGIPVVVSRTGYTGELGYEIWCHPRDAEKVFDAIWEAGQPHGLKPMGLQALDMVRIEAGLIFAGYEFSDQTDPFEAGIGFTVPLKTKTDDFIGREALIRRKENPQTKLVGLDIDANVAVGHGDCVHVGRAQIGVVTSSMRSPVLNKNIALARLDVTHAAIGTEVEIGKLDGHAKRLPARVVAFAHYDPQKTRPRS